A region of the Mugil cephalus isolate CIBA_MC_2020 chromosome 23, CIBA_Mcephalus_1.1, whole genome shotgun sequence genome:
CACTAATGACTTATCTTCAAGATAAGTTCTCGACAAATGTACGGAGAGGAGAAATTGTGAGTTTATAGTATAGCATTCAACTAGAGAAGCAGGTAACTGCTCCTATTAGACCTACCACtgtagttagctagctagctagttttACACTAGGTAACCAGGAACATGCTAATCAGCTTAGGCTGGATTTCCATACATTCCATGTGTCCTATGACACATTTTCAGCCCCATTTCACCTACTTCGGACCAACCACAGAGGAGGTACtaaaaagtacccagaaaagtATCCCTGTGGCCTTGTTCTGCCCaccttctagcaatggaaatagcAATTTAAAGTGGGAGGTGCGGGGCGGTGTGGAGGTAGGTTATGTATGGAAATACGGCTTTAGAGGCTCCTCTAATTTCACTCTACTGTGCAGTTTGCTACTTCCTGTGATTTTATTCCcataatttaacataatttcattaaatatttgttttcatattaaaaAGTAACTAATTTAATCACAAATTACTTACATTCAAGATAAGTTGTTGAGAAATTGTGAGTGTATAGTATAACATTTGGCTCTAGAAGCTCTAAAAACTGCTTCTGATAGATTAACCACtgtagttagctagctagctagttttATGCTAGGCAACCAGGAACATGCTAATCAACTTAAAGGCTCCTCTTGCTTCACTATACTGTGCAGTTTTGTACTTCCTGTTATTTCATTCCCAAAATTTAgcataatttcattaaatatttgtttttgtatttgtttttgcttgctAACTGCTTGCTAACCGTGTGTTTTTGAGCACTTAATCAAATACTTTACTTCCTGAAAGTTTCGGTCCGCGGCTACAGTCACTTAGCTTTAGTTCCGGCATCAcgggaattttaaaaaatgtctgaaccATTGAAGACAGCACTGTCAAAATgtcccaaaataaaaaacaactgttcaagcttctattttttttttctttctttttttactttctgctggagtaaactgaatttatttgtgTTCTGGATGAAGATAACAATGTGTTGACTTGGATATTTTGGGTGTTTCACagcattttagacattttatggaccaaactcaaaataaaacaaattaattcaCATTGAAAGCCCCACACAACAGTCGGATCTAGAAGCACCATCCAGTCAAAAGTCACAAAAACTTTCTTGTGAAAAAAGGTTGATAATAATTTAGAGGCAGACCCAGCCGCTGTGGTACCACTGCTGCCCACACCCGCTGCAGGTCACAAAGGTCATTGCATCCTCGCCAGGGCCACCCCCTTTCACCCACGCAGGCAAGAACAGCGCACCCCTGGACACTTGAGTCACTCTGCAGTCTGAACCACCACACCTTTGGCAGCGAATCTTCCGGGTCTGCGTCCCCTCTATCCCTTGTGGAAGCTGCCTCTCGCTCACGCCCTGGGTCGAGTACTCCTTCCTCAGCTGCCGGAGCTCTTCGCCGGCCATCTCCTCGGCAGACATCCCAGCAAAGGCCTGGGGAGGCAGCGAGCCGCTCAAGAGGCCCTGACGCAGGTGACCGTTTTTGGGGTTCCTCAGGTTGGCCACCTTGCTCCTCACACAAGCTTTGTATTTGAGCTGATTGGGTCTGTGGAGCTCGTGGATGTGCCGCTCGATGTCTCCGGCTAGCCCTGTGGCCTTGTCTCGATCAGGGGGTTCGGCGCAGAGAGCAGCGAGGAGGAGCTGGACACATTTGGTTCTTACGGGATCAGAAGATGCAGAGATGCTGTCTGTAGAGGGAGTCTGGAGGGAAGGTTCAGATATTAAGGaggatgtttctttttcttcctcttggtCCTTAAAGTCCCTACAAGATGAAACTCCATCCCCACTTTCTGGGACAGGAACCCTACATGGAAGCTCTTCCTCCTTGTCAGTGCACTTCAGTCCTCGAGTATCCTTACTATACTCTTTCTTCCACTTAGACAACAAGCTCTTGACTTCCTTCTTCACACTGGTGTCTGAGCAGCTTTTCAGGAGCCGGTAAAGCACTTTAACAATGTCAGTCAtttccagctgctctgctgtgattCGAGCCTTATGAAGGTCACCAAGTAGCGTCAGGATGTTCCCATAACTTCTGTCTGCAATGGATTTCTCAATCTGATGAGCACAGTGGACTATTTCCTTTGCTTCCATGAGGGCTGCAACAAAATTAGGACAGTTGGCTGCAAAATCCTGTCATGTCTGCACAATTTAACACctttaaatgtatatttgtatgttCGTTTAAAGGCTTTACCTGATCTCCTTCATGGCTTTCAGCTTCTTCCTGCTTAAGAAAAAACGTCTACAAGGAagccgccatgttggatgtgTTTCGGGGAGAGACAATTACCCGAGTGCACCACTAGATGGAAGTGTAGCATCACAAAATCAGAGTGTGATTTAAGATCAGTTTGTTGTAAGTTctcaaaatgtattttgatgGCGTCATAAGTGGAGTGTAACGCAAACTATTGAAAAGGATATGAAGCAATTTTGTGTATGAGGCGTTCTTCCGATTTGATGTAAGTGTGCTGCAGAATAAGAGCTTAATGTTATGTTTTAATAGTGTGCAATTGGTTTTCAAGGTTATTCTACACGTATTCACAAACCAGGTTagattaatgtttatttttgactgTATATTTATGCACAAATCTGCACGATTAtattaacactttatttaaatggcTGTGACAGTGGTGAAGGATTTGCAGGTGTTGTGTAGGAGTCAGATGTTTGGATTCTGCATGCAGAAACAAGCTGTCCTTCGCTTACAAACCTCCCTCCAGCCCCTGAGAGAAGAATGCAAAAGTCTAAGGTATACTGAACAAGATGAGGCAGGTCTTTTCAGGTGCTGAAAGTTATGAGGGAAGAACATGTGCGAGCGCTTCAGATTAATGCACGGTTGAGTTGATGTACTTCCTGAAACAGTGTGGACAGACCAGCCAGCAAAACAGATTGTATTCCCACACTGGAGATGAGTGAATGATAAAATGAAAGCTTTGTATGTGCAAGTTTACATACACGTTTCTTTGTATATCATTTGAATGCAAACTTTACTGGAAATTTTCCAAAACACGAGGCCTAAATTTGAGACTGACCTCCAACGAACAGGTCAGGAAAAAggacatttatattatttttaagcaTTCTCTATTTCTAATCACTTTTGGACGATCCCTTATGGGAAACCATAAAACATACTTAGTTTTTGTAACTAGCTGTAGAGGAAAAGATGGAGATCAGTTCGTCATACATGAAATAGACCAAAAAGTgagttttacattaaaatgaattcaatGAGTCATCACTGAGTGaataatatatatcattattCATGCACAAATAGGTCTGAGACATATAAATAGATGAATTAGATTAACAGGGTGCCATTACGTAACTGGCACCATGACATCACCTTTTTAGACTTATATTAAAAATTGGCATTCAGGATTCATGCAGCTAAGCCAATAGCAGGGGACACCctggggggatggggggggggcaagtGGCTGTCTCTGAAGCCTTTAAACAGCCCCTTTTAAGACCTCAAATTGAAGTTAAAGCTTCCAGGAGGCTTTTACCGGCGTTAATGTTTAACTTTTCTGGACATGAGTGCAGCGGCTTGAGAAGTTTTCTGAGATTCGCATTTGTGCCGTGTGCTTTTTTAAGTAGCTGGGAGGATTT
Encoded here:
- the LOC125000557 gene encoding transcription elongation factor A N-terminal and central domain-containing protein codes for the protein MEAKEIVHCAHQIEKSIADRSYGNILTLLGDLHKARITAEQLEMTDIVKVLYRLLKSCSDTSVKKEVKSLLSKWKKEYSKDTRGLKCTDKEEELPCRVPVPESGDGVSSCRDFKDQEEEKETSSLISEPSLQTPSTDSISASSDPVRTKCVQLLLAALCAEPPDRDKATGLAGDIERHIHELHRPNQLKYKACVRSKVANLRNPKNGHLRQGLLSGSLPPQAFAGMSAEEMAGEELRQLRKEYSTQGVSERQLPQGIEGTQTRKIRCQRCGGSDCRVTQVSRGALFLPAWVKGGGPGEDAMTFVTCSGCGQQWYHSGWVCL